In a single window of the Nitrospirota bacterium genome:
- a CDS encoding HD domain-containing protein gives MEIRRLLYNISALADLGEEAASSSEFPLKMRSVLHVIMGTFLVNKGAVFTAADEEGRLTAIAGKGLEGLNGDLRVDLAEKRMRLNEPFSLLEAWLSPASLTLRASLLSAGAEVFLPLWTRDRFMGAVALGRKFTEEPWSAEDFDLLKAIGHQLAITLHNHDLLTDLAGKAEENRRLYEEMRLIYHDTIQAFAAAIDAKDVYTKDHSTRVARYVVAIAKELGWSEQDVEGIYIAGLLHDVGKIIISDTVLNKRTPLTREDIVEIKKHPHLSYNIISKVKFPWKELVTIVRHHHERPDGRGYPDSLTNGSLSEGAKMLTLADSFDAMTTSRPYKKKLGLATALEEMKRCLNSQFDPHIMAAFCRVLEKEIRSELPEPGILPHLDEDFDPTVITDMLAAIREELSD, from the coding sequence ATGGAGATACGGCGACTTCTCTACAACATCTCCGCCCTGGCGGACCTGGGAGAGGAGGCGGCCTCCTCCAGCGAGTTCCCCCTGAAGATGCGCTCGGTCCTGCACGTCATCATGGGCACCTTTCTCGTGAACAAGGGCGCCGTCTTCACCGCCGCGGACGAAGAAGGCCGGCTCACGGCCATAGCGGGCAAGGGGCTGGAGGGCCTGAACGGCGACCTCCGGGTGGACCTCGCGGAGAAGAGGATGCGCCTGAACGAGCCCTTCTCGCTTCTGGAGGCATGGCTCTCTCCGGCCTCCCTTACGCTCAGGGCCTCGCTCCTTTCGGCCGGGGCCGAGGTCTTCCTCCCCCTCTGGACCCGGGACAGGTTCATGGGAGCGGTCGCCCTGGGGCGGAAGTTTACCGAGGAGCCCTGGAGCGCCGAGGACTTCGACCTCCTGAAGGCCATCGGCCACCAACTTGCCATCACGCTTCACAACCACGACCTCCTGACCGACCTGGCGGGGAAGGCCGAGGAGAACCGGAGGCTCTACGAGGAGATGCGCCTCATCTACCACGACACCATCCAGGCCTTCGCCGCGGCCATCGACGCCAAGGACGTCTACACCAAGGACCACTCCACCCGGGTGGCCCGATACGTGGTGGCCATCGCCAAGGAGCTGGGATGGAGCGAGCAGGACGTGGAGGGCATCTACATCGCCGGCCTCCTGCACGACGTGGGCAAGATAATCATCAGCGACACGGTGCTGAACAAGCGGACCCCGCTCACCCGGGAGGACATCGTCGAGATAAAGAAGCACCCCCACCTCTCCTACAACATCATCTCCAAGGTGAAGTTCCCCTGGAAAGAGCTGGTCACCATCGTCAGGCACCACCACGAGCGGCCCGACGGCAGGGGCTATCCCGACTCGCTGACCAACGGAAGCCTGAGCGAAGGGGCCAAGATGCTCACCCTGGCCGATTCCTTCGACGCCATGACCACCAGCCGCCCCTACAAGAAGAAGCTCGGCCTGGCCACGGCCCTGGAGGAGATGAAGCGGTGCCTGAACTCGCAGTTCGACCCGCACATCATGGCGGCCTTCTGCCGGGTGCTCGAAAAGGAGATACGAAGCGAGCTCCCCGAGCCGGGCATCCTGCCCCACCTGGACGAGGACTTCGACCCCACGGTCATCACCGACATGCTGGCGGCCATCAGGGAAGAGCTCTCCGACTGA
- the gatA gene encoding Asp-tRNA(Asn)/Glu-tRNA(Gln) amidotransferase subunit GatA, with the protein MELTHLSLAEARRLLEKGEVTPSELLEAVLVRIGAVEERIGAYISVTSDRAREMAVSGAEGPLAGVPLAVKDNICTRGVRTTCGSRMLENFVPPYESTVTARLARAGYVLLGKTNMDEFAMGSSCEHSAFFPTLNPWDGTRITGGSSGGSAAAVAADECIGALGSDTGGSIRQPAALCGVVGLKPTYGRVSRYGLVAFASSLDQIGPLTKTVEDAAILLNVIAGHDPCDSTSAPLPVPDFTREVGRDIKGLKVGVPKEYFIEGMDGEVEAAVRKAIEALEALGARIEEVSLPHTEYGIAAYYIIAPSEASSNLARYDGVKYGFRSAVPGQSLMEMYTSTRARGFGPEVKRRVMLGTYSLSSGYYEAYYRKAQKVRTLLRGDFEEAFRKVDVLAAPTTPEAAFRRGEKMADPLRMYLSDVFTNTVNMAGVPAISVPCGFTGEGLPVGLQIIGKHFDEPAVLRVAHAYEQATDWHKRKPRLP; encoded by the coding sequence GTGGAACTGACCCACCTCTCCCTTGCGGAGGCCCGCAGGCTGCTGGAAAAAGGAGAGGTCACCCCCAGCGAGCTTCTGGAGGCGGTCCTTGTGCGCATAGGCGCCGTGGAGGAGCGCATCGGGGCCTACATCTCCGTCACCAGCGACCGGGCGCGGGAGATGGCCGTCTCCGGCGCGGAGGGCCCCCTGGCTGGGGTGCCCCTGGCCGTCAAGGACAACATCTGCACCCGGGGGGTGCGCACCACCTGCGGGTCCCGCATGCTGGAGAACTTCGTCCCCCCGTACGAAAGCACCGTGACCGCGCGGCTCGCCCGCGCGGGCTACGTGCTTCTGGGCAAGACCAACATGGATGAGTTCGCCATGGGCTCCTCCTGCGAGCACTCGGCCTTCTTCCCCACCCTGAACCCCTGGGACGGCACGCGCATCACCGGGGGCTCAAGCGGGGGCTCCGCCGCGGCTGTGGCCGCCGACGAGTGCATCGGCGCCCTGGGCTCGGACACCGGGGGCTCCATACGCCAGCCGGCGGCCCTGTGCGGGGTGGTGGGGCTCAAGCCCACCTACGGAAGGGTCTCCCGGTACGGCCTGGTGGCCTTCGCCTCCTCGCTGGACCAGATAGGGCCCCTCACCAAGACCGTCGAGGACGCCGCCATCCTGCTGAACGTCATCGCCGGACACGACCCCTGCGACAGCACCTCCGCCCCCCTGCCGGTGCCGGACTTCACCCGGGAGGTGGGCCGGGACATAAAGGGCCTCAAGGTGGGCGTGCCGAAGGAGTACTTCATCGAGGGGATGGACGGCGAGGTGGAGGCCGCGGTGCGGAAGGCCATCGAGGCCCTGGAGGCCCTGGGGGCGCGCATCGAGGAGGTCTCCCTCCCCCATACCGAGTACGGCATCGCCGCTTACTACATCATCGCCCCCTCGGAGGCCTCCTCCAACCTGGCCCGCTACGACGGGGTGAAATACGGCTTCCGCTCGGCCGTCCCGGGGCAGAGCCTCATGGAAATGTACACGAGCACCCGGGCCCGGGGCTTCGGCCCCGAGGTCAAGCGCCGCGTCATGCTGGGCACCTACTCGCTGTCCTCGGGCTACTACGAGGCCTATTACAGGAAGGCCCAGAAGGTGCGCACGCTCTTGAGGGGCGACTTCGAGGAGGCCTTCAGGAAGGTGGACGTCCTGGCCGCACCCACCACGCCGGAGGCCGCCTTCCGGAGGGGCGAGAAGATGGCAGACCCCCTGAGGATGTACCTCTCGGACGTCTTCACCAACACCGTGAACATGGCCGGCGTGCCGGCCATATCCGTCCCCTGCGGGTTTACCGGCGAAGGGCTCCCCGTGGGGCTTCAGATAATCGGCAAGCATTTCGACGAGCCCGCCGTCCTCCGGGTGGCCCACGCCTACGAGCAGGCCACGGACTGGCACAAAAGAAAGCCCAGGCTCCCGTGA
- a CDS encoding ATP-binding protein, with protein MALDAIAAKDFRDREEELARLRALASREAGAAGGNVLLAGPRGVGKSELLKQVHGALFWEDPSVIPFYYRFRRGTLKGAYFARDYFSRFLRQLLAALKRDPSLIENMGVPLTRLLALAPGERFPGELLEDFREQVAEGDLPGQILAALSAPLRTAESMGRRVVVLLDDFHLAAELFERAPADTPWLVSLFEGSMKSPLVPHVLAGSTGGALEAIFTDDSIRGTAERLSLAGLPEDTAFALLKDLSESLGVAVAEDVRGVLAHLGGNPLYIGHMARALSRARLREAGRGEFWECYVREVLDGETAFYWSSVLRGALPEAEQVRPALEMLMQAAESPFEVGDLPRLARLLHAPEQVLREALAALFKAGMLEGTWKVRCIPDEVLRDFLRGRYRREVQGQRAEAVREGLLKERMAAAGGGPGLSFEVVIPMVADAELFAAKAVEQVAGVLKLREELVNQLQLALIEACINAMEHSGSYEKKIFLRFTAEPERLEIVIESPGRPFEAPETGEAEEEAEGPPTGRRRGWGLKIMRRVMDDIRVERTEDRTRVVLTKKITPKEVRQ; from the coding sequence ATGGCGCTCGACGCCATTGCCGCGAAGGATTTCAGAGACAGGGAGGAGGAGCTTGCCCGCCTCCGGGCGCTGGCCTCGCGGGAGGCCGGAGCGGCCGGGGGGAACGTGCTTCTGGCCGGCCCCCGGGGCGTGGGCAAGAGCGAGCTCTTGAAGCAGGTCCATGGCGCCCTGTTCTGGGAGGACCCCTCCGTTATCCCCTTCTATTACCGCTTCCGGCGGGGCACCCTGAAGGGGGCCTATTTCGCCCGGGACTATTTCTCCCGCTTCCTGAGGCAGCTTCTGGCCGCCCTGAAGAGGGACCCCTCCCTCATCGAGAACATGGGGGTGCCCCTCACGCGCCTCCTCGCCCTTGCGCCGGGGGAGCGTTTTCCGGGGGAGCTGCTGGAGGACTTTCGGGAGCAGGTGGCCGAAGGCGACCTGCCGGGGCAGATACTGGCTGCCCTTTCGGCCCCGCTGAGGACGGCCGAGAGTATGGGAAGGCGGGTGGTGGTGTTGCTGGACGACTTCCATCTGGCAGCGGAGCTTTTCGAGCGGGCTCCGGCGGACACGCCCTGGCTGGTGAGCCTCTTTGAGGGCTCCATGAAGTCTCCCCTTGTCCCGCACGTCCTGGCCGGCTCGACGGGAGGTGCGCTGGAGGCGATATTCACCGACGACTCCATCAGGGGGACGGCCGAGAGGCTCTCGCTTGCCGGCCTGCCCGAGGATACGGCCTTCGCCCTCTTGAAAGACCTTTCGGAAAGCCTGGGGGTGGCGGTGGCCGAGGACGTCCGGGGCGTCCTTGCCCACCTGGGCGGAAACCCCCTTTACATCGGCCACATGGCCCGGGCCCTCTCCCGGGCGCGCTTGAGGGAGGCGGGCCGGGGGGAGTTCTGGGAATGCTACGTGCGCGAGGTGCTGGACGGGGAGACGGCCTTCTACTGGTCCTCCGTGCTCCGGGGCGCCCTCCCGGAGGCCGAGCAGGTGAGGCCGGCCCTGGAGATGCTCATGCAGGCCGCCGAGAGCCCCTTTGAGGTGGGGGACCTCCCGCGCCTGGCCCGGCTACTCCACGCCCCGGAGCAGGTGCTCCGGGAGGCGCTGGCGGCCCTCTTCAAAGCAGGCATGCTCGAAGGGACCTGGAAGGTGCGGTGCATCCCCGACGAGGTGCTCCGGGACTTCCTCCGGGGAAGGTACCGCCGCGAGGTGCAGGGGCAGCGGGCCGAGGCGGTGCGCGAGGGGCTTCTGAAGGAGCGCATGGCCGCGGCGGGCGGGGGGCCGGGCCTCTCTTTCGAGGTGGTCATCCCCATGGTCGCCGACGCGGAGCTCTTCGCGGCCAAGGCCGTGGAGCAGGTGGCCGGGGTGCTCAAGCTCCGCGAGGAGCTGGTCAACCAGCTTCAGCTCGCCCTCATCGAGGCCTGCATAAACGCCATGGAGCACAGCGGCAGTTACGAGAAGAAAATATTCCTTCGCTTCACCGCCGAGCCGGAGCGCCTGGAGATAGTCATCGAGAGCCCCGGACGGCCCTTCGAGGCCCCGGAGACCGGCGAGGCCGAGGAGGAGGCCGAGGGGCCGCCCACGGGCAGGCGGCGGGGGTGGGGGCTGAAGATAATGCGGAGGGTCATGGACGACATCCGCGTGGAGAGGACAGAGGACAGGACCAGGGTGGTCCTGACCAAGAAAATAACGCCGAAAGAGGTGCGCCAGTGA
- a CDS encoding STAS domain-containing protein, translating into MTDFRVETKELGEGVAVLYPHGYLNNIVGEKLEEHCLRYMAGGVRTVVLNFQHIDFINSIGVSILLGIMNTLSEKGVGLLFTDMSPFHSETFEMLGLRKHMQVFRSEEEAMAHLGPAS; encoded by the coding sequence GTGACGGATTTCAGGGTGGAGACAAAGGAATTGGGCGAGGGGGTGGCCGTGCTCTATCCCCACGGCTACCTGAACAACATCGTGGGAGAGAAGCTCGAGGAGCACTGCCTGCGGTACATGGCCGGCGGGGTGCGCACCGTGGTGCTGAATTTCCAGCACATCGATTTCATCAACTCCATCGGTGTTTCCATCCTCCTGGGCATCATGAACACGCTCAGCGAGAAGGGGGTGGGCCTTCTGTTCACGGACATGTCTCCGTTTCACAGCGAGACCTTCGAGATGCTCGGCCTGAGGAAGCACATGCAGGTGTTCAGGAGCGAGGAGGAGGCCATGGCCCACCTGGGCCCGGCCAGCTGA